The region CCACTATTTAACATTATAAGAACCCTAATACAACATTATCCCTTGTTATAGGAAAATATTACTTGGTAGACGCCAGGTATACAACTATGAATGGATTCATAGCACCATATTGAGGCGTAAGATACCACCTAAAGGAACATAGTGGAAGGCCTCCAACAAATCCAAAGGAACTTTTCAATCTTAGGCACTCTATGTTGAGATCAAAGGTTGAGCGAGCATTTGCTATACTGAAGAATAGATTCAAGATTCTAACCTCGCACCTTTTTTTCCCATTCAAGACACTAGGTAAGGTTAGTGCTTGCTTGTTGCATTATCCATAACTATATAGCCAGTGTCGACCCGAACAATAAGATATTGAATGAAGGAAGCACACAACACGAACAATTGGTCTCAACGCAAGGTCGGTCGCAACGGGAACAACGGGAGGAAAATAGGCAATGGGTGGAGCTAAGGGATAGAATAGAAAACGATATGTGGGTTCGTTATAGTGGTTTTGTGTGATTGTTGCATGAGATGTTTTTTTACTTGTGATATGTGATGGctatgttgtttatttttgttcaaatattttcttttttttaatgtatgaaCCTGCAACTATATAGTTTAAATTTGATATCCTTTGAATTGTCTAACTTATTCCTTTATTGGAATTCTAAGCAAAATGGAGGGTCATAATCGAGTGAGTGATGTTGGTTGTTCAAAGCTTACCGGCAACAAGCGTGGCACTCCCAAATAAGAGATGGAAGCCAGAATACGACAATTTCCTTATTCCATTGCTTGTGGACCAAGGGATGAAAGGCTTCAAATGTGACAAGTCTTTTAAACGAGCTGCATTTGCTTTCACTGCAGTGGCTGTCAATACTAGATTCAAAACAGATTTCAGCCCCAAAAATGTGGAGAAACCACTATAGAACAATTAAGGCACGCTATGCATGAAATTAAAAAGGCAAAAGAACTCAGCGGGGCTAGTTGGGATGATGCAACAAAAACAATTATACTTGATCCAATTGTCGCACTGACGTACATTGAGgtaatatgtaatttttctttgtaaatACACACGTAAGCAATATGTGACAATGTCAAATTTTTGTTTCGTCATAGGCACACCCAGCTGCAAGGCTTTTCATTAATAAGCCAATAGAGAACTACGAGGTCCTCAAGATAATATGTGGGGAAGACAGTGCGACGGGGTCCTATGTGACTTCTCTATTCTCAGAATTTGGGGAGAGATCTAAAAATGAGGTTAACAACAATGACGACAATGTTGAGTCAGCCCAAGCTGTGAATAttagtgatgatgatggtgacaTCAATCCTACTCCTCCAATTGTTAGCAGCCCAGCGACGTCGTCAACTCAGAGGTCCCAATGATCAAGCAAAGTGCCCAAAAATCCTTCGATGATGGGTGATCTCATAGTCGTTGTAGGTGAAATAGCAACTGCAATAAAAAACCCAACACATTGGACAGagatctccttcttctccaagagaaaaattaaaaggaatgAAAGGAAAAGCATGGCTTTAAAAGACAAGAATGACCTTGAAAAGACAAGTATGGCCTCTCATTTAAGCCCTTGCAGCCACTTCCGAAAGCTCCTACACACAAAATGTACGCAAGAAAACAAGTTGAAACAAGATGGAGTAGTAAAAAAGGAGTCGAAATACCACATTATATCTCGAGTAGGGCCCACAAATGTTAGAATCACTTCATCACCTCTTGAAGCAAATCAAAAATTTACACCATTAGATGGCAAGCCTTTAGAAAATCCCACTCTTTATCGACAATTGGTTGGAAGCCTTATTTACCTCACAGTGACTCACCCTGATATAGCTTATGCAGTACATATAGTCAGTCAATTCATGTATGTTCCTTGGACTATTCACTGTGCAGCTATACTCCACATTCTTCGTTATGTCAAGGGAGCCAAGTTCTATGGTCCTCATTACTTTTCACACTCACCTCTAAAATTGTGAACATAATCTAATGCTGACTGAGCTAGTGACCCCACTGATCGAAGATTTATCACTGATTAATATAATGTTTTAGGGCACTCAGCTATCTTATGGAGAAGTAAAAAAGCAAACTATTGTTGCCTGATCCAATAATGATGCAGAATATCGAGCTCTTGCTGATAC is a window of Dioscorea cayenensis subsp. rotundata cultivar TDr96_F1 chromosome 5, TDr96_F1_v2_PseudoChromosome.rev07_lg8_w22 25.fasta, whole genome shotgun sequence DNA encoding:
- the LOC120262487 gene encoding uncharacterized protein LOC120262487 yields the protein MHEIKKAKELSGASWDDATKTIILDPIVALTYIEAHPAARLFINKPIENYEVLKIICGEDSATGSYVTSLFSEFGERSKNEVNNNDDNVESAQAVNISDDDGDINPTPPIVSSPATSSTQRSQ